A single region of the Senegalia massiliensis genome encodes:
- a CDS encoding DUF2007 domain-containing protein, which translates to MFKKKDTKKKNDTNKISLVVLKTVSNNIEMSMITGILDDNNIPYIIKDHGAGGHMRIISGDSIPFITDILVDEAIYKRANEIINQITFE; encoded by the coding sequence ATGTTTAAGAAAAAAGATACTAAAAAGAAAAATGATACAAATAAAATAAGCCTTGTAGTTTTAAAGACTGTAAGTAATAATATTGAAATGTCAATGATAACAGGTATATTAGATGATAATAATATTCCATATATTATTAAGGATCATGGAGCGGGTGGACATATGAGAATAATTAGTGGTGACTCTATACCATTTATAACTGATATATTGGTAGATGAAGCCATATATAAAAGAGCAAATGAAATTATTAATCAGATTACATTTGAATAA